In Penaeus vannamei isolate JL-2024 chromosome 4, ASM4276789v1, whole genome shotgun sequence, a single window of DNA contains:
- the LOC113817575 gene encoding periostin, whose amino-acid sequence MKIALGLFLATVFLSADAGSYGTGRTYPRRNQVGNIAEELTKRGFTTLVDLVTKAGLAETLSTQGPFTVFAPTNDAFAALDPNLVSFLVNNPEELKSVLLYHVVSGSFPARSLSNDLVADSVQGAPLRINLRSRPSGVTVNGVEVVKPDIKASNGIVHVVDQVLLAPQADIVDTLIGDDRFSTLVAAVTAAGLVDTLKGGPFTVFAPTNDAFAKLPPGTVDSLLQDVPALTEVLLRHVVPSTLYSRALVGNSFSTAGGDRAPIIFISMLLKEQDTLDRHQDTDTGVQISNLELLLKEQDTLDRHQDTDTGVQISNLECIFRSGDVTMKYSGKSDVHEAGVGISLQKEIAKSLMGFHAVSERVIMIKLKGKPFNYAIIQVSAPTSSSTEEEIGFIQKLKRLSFSKHPRRLWTWKSPDGRTKNQIDYIAISQMFRNAAVKVKSHPGADCDSDHVPVNWFSKKMENVNEEVEINELYENMKLVLVKTAGGTEEYS is encoded by the exons TCCTACGGAACGGGCAGGACCTACCCAAGAAGGAACCAAGTGGGCAACATAGCCGAAGAACTTACCAAGAGAGGTTTCACTACACTGGTGGACCTCGTGACGAAAGCTGGACTTGCTGAAACCCTTTCGACTCAAG gccccttcacCGTCTTCGCGCCCACCAACGACGCCTTCGCCGCCCTGGACCCGAACCTCGTGTCGTTCCTCGTGAACAACCCCGAGGAGCTGAAGAGCGTCCTCCTGTACCACGTCGTGTCCGGCAGCTTCCCCGCCCGCAGCCTCAGCAACGACCTGGTGGCGGATTCCGTGCAGGGGGCGCCCCTCAGGATCAACCTCAGGTCGCGTCCTTCG GGAGTCACCGTCAACGGCGTGGAAGTGGTCAAGCCTGACATCAAGGCAAGCAACGGCATCGTCCACGTGGTCGACCAGGTGCTGCTCGCTCCCCAGGCTGACATCGTGGACACTCTGATCGGAGATGACAGGTTCTCGACGCTCGTGGCTGCTGTCACCGCCGCTGGCCTGGTTGACACTCTTAAGGGAG gcCCCTTCACCGTCTTCGCCCCCACCAACGACGCCTTCGCCAAGCTCCCTCCTGGCACCGTCGACAGCCTCCTGCAGGACGTGCCAGCCCTGACGGAGGTCCTCCTGCGCCACGTCGTCCCCTCCACGCTCTACTCCCGAGCTCTCGTGGGGAATTCCTTCAGCACTGCAGGAGGCGATCGG Gcaccaattatttttatttcaa TGCTGTTGAAAGAGCAGGACACACTAGATCGTCATCAGGATACTGATACAGGTGTCCAGATTAGCAACTTGGAAT TGCTGTTGAAAGAGCAGGACACACTAGATCGTCATCAGGATACTGATACAGGTGTCCAGATTAGCAACTTGGAAT GTATTTTTAGATCAGGTGACGTAACTATGAAGTACTCTGGCAAAAGTGATGTACATGAAGCGGGAGTCGGCATTTCATTACAAAAAGAAATAGCTAAATCCTTGATGGGTTTTCATGCGGTGTcagaaagagtgataatgatcaaACTTAAAGGAAAACCATTTAACTATGCTATTATTCAAGTGTCTGCCCCAACGAGTAGTAGCACGGAAGAAGAAATAGGTTTTATTCAGAAGTTGAAGAGGCTAAGCTTCAGCA AGCATCCTAGAAGGCTGTGGACTTGGAAGAGTCCAGATGGAAGAACAAAGAATCAGATTGATTACATTGCTATATCGCAAATGTTCCGGAATGCAGCGGTAAAAGTCAAAAGTCATCCAGGTGCAGATTGTGATAGTGATCATGTACCAGTT AACTGGTTcagcaaaaaaatggaaaatgtaaaTGAGGAAGTAGAGATAAatgaattatatgaaaatatgaaattggTATTAGTAAAAACGGCAGGTGGTACCGAAGAATACTCCTAA